ATCTGTATCTCCAACTTGAATTTTTTCCTCTGGAACTAATATTACAGGGCCTTCTGTAAACTGTATCTCCAAGATATCTTTTTTATCCGAAGAGAATTTTATGTCTGGCGAAATCCCACTTGATAAATTTTTTATTTTAAATGGGATGTCTTTATCATTCAGTTTAACTTTTAAAATTTTAGTTCCAAATGGAAAAAATGGAGAAAATTGAAAATCTATTCTATCATCGCCATTTTTTAATATTTTTAAATTAATTTTTCCATCCTGTTTTTTCAGATATAAGCTTAATCTGTTATCATTTATTTTAACATTTTCCACATTCAAAAATTTCCATTCCTCTGGAATCTGTGGATTGAAATGAACAACATTTTTTAATGAATCCACTGATAACCCCAGAAGTCCTTTTATCAAAGGTAATAAAAATCCATTCGATGAAAAACCCTGATGGGGAACAGATTCATTAAGGGGAATGAAATTTTCACCAGAGAAAACTTCATGACATCCCCCGTAAAAAAACATTAAATGATTCCTTATCGCTCCCTTTAAAAGAAAATAGGCAGAATAATTCTGATGAAATTTATACATTGAAAGAGAAACAAAACCTGTGATAAAAGGCCAGACAGCTCCATAATTATAATTCAGCGGATCATATATCTCATTGTACTTACTAAGAACCCTGCATCCCCATGAAGTTGAAATTTCTGATGAGGCCATTTTTTCTATAGTCTTTAATAATTTTTTTCCTTCAAGTAATCCAAAAGATATGGCAAGGGAAGGCCAAGGAGTTATTGCTGAAATTTTTTCTTCTTTTTCTCCGATTGCATATATATACGATTCTTTCTTGTCATCCCAGAATTTATTCTTTAAATTTTCTGAGGCTTTTTGATAAATTTCTTCAGCTTTGCTTTTTAAATCATTGTCTCCGATAATTTCAGACATCCTGATAAATGAATCAAGGGCTTTTACCCAGATTCCACCCAGATATACATCAGTCAAAACACCTATCATCTGACCAAATTCAAGAGCTCCCAGACCAGCTTTTTTATTATCCATAAGGCCATCACTGTTTTCATCTGTTGAAATACACCAGTGAAAAGCCTTTTTTATAGATTCCCAGCTTTCTTTCAGAAACTCTACATCTCCAGAAGTTCTAACATAATCATAGAATGACCAAATATAAAATGGAGTTGTATCCGCATGAATAAAAGCATATGGATATTCTTCAAACCACTTTATCATTCCTGCAGACTGGGATATCTCATGGGTAATTTTCCCATCCTGTCTCTGATATCTCTTAAAAAATTCAAGAGATTTTTTTACAGGCATAAAGTTTCCAAAAGAATTTAAAGAAAATGAATTTATAAACGAATCTCCTCCAAAATACCATCCAAACCCTGGTCTACCGCTTCCTCCAGAGGCTCCAAAACCTGCCACCAGAGCCTCGCCTAAATCTGGATTTTCAATAAAAAGAGAATCAAGAGCAAGCTTAGCAAGGAGAAAGGCAAGGTTTAAATCTTTATCAGGAGTTTCTATTCTGAGAGCATTTTTATTAAAATTATCGTAATAATTCAGATTCTCTTTATAAAATTTCTCTGGTTCATTTATCAATTCTTCGTAAAATTTTCTTGCTTCATCCCTTGTATGCATTCCTCCTGTAATTGCTACTGGAATAAAATACTCTCCTTTTAAATTCGCAGGCAGTTCAATCTTAAACTGATAGGGTGCATCAGAAAATTGATGAGCAGGAGGTGACGAAATCCTTATTCCTGAGGGAGAGCCAATAACCGCATTAAATTTTCTTCTGCTTTCAGAAATTATGTATGCATTTAATTTATCATCCCAGAAACAATACTGTCCTCCTAAAGATCCAGGCCACATAGGTTGTAAAACCGGGATAAAATTAACTATCACTGTCAAAGGCCTGACCGTATAAAAATTCAATAAAATTATTGCACCTGGAAATGATTTTGGAACAATGAAAATCTCTTTAAGGGTAAAGTATTGATTGGCATAGGTTAATATTTTTACTTCTGGAGTTGTCTCAAATGTCTTTATGAATTTTTCTCCAGGTTCAGGATTAGCTTTATCAGGGAAAACAAAAGATAGCTCAAAATCCCTCAGTATCTTAAAAGGAAACCCCCAGACTTCAAAATTCCCATTTTCATACCCCAGTATTGCAAATTTTCTTCCTATCTGGTCAAAATAATTATTCCTTATAATATTTCTGCTAAAGTACAGAAAGTCCTTTTTTATTTCAAAAGTTTTTATGAAATTCTTCTCCAATTTAGTTTGGACTTCAGTGCATTTTAGTGTCATGTCACTTAATTGCATTTCGTTATTTTTATCAGTGTGCTTTATGAGAAACTGATTGAGAGGGAAGAAATTTATGGGACAGCACACTAAAACGAAAGCTGGCAAAAGAGAAAGAGAAAACATTAAAAAAAATATAACTGGAATATTTTTTTTAAATCTTATCTTATATCTAAAATTCTTACTTACATTGGAATACATATCCATGAAGCTTATCTTAATCTAACTATTTTAATTGAGTCAAGAAATATGAAGTGCGTGAAAATAGTCTCCTATATATTCATTTTGATGCGAGGAGATCTGAGCGAAGGGGATGGTTGACCCCTTTTAAAAATACTATTTTTTCAAAGGCACTTGACAAGAAATAATTTATTAATTAAAATTATTTTTAATTAAAAATGATTATAAATAAATTAAAAAGGATAAACCTAAAGGCAACTCCTCAGAGAATTGCCATCGTGAAATTTTTAGAAGGTAATACATCCCATCCCTCAGCTGAGGATATATATAATGCAATATCAAAAATATATCCATCAATTTCTTTTGCTACAGTTTATAATACACTGAAAGCTTTACATGAAAAGGGAGAGATTCTTGAGCTTAGTATTGACCCGGAAAGGAAACGATATGATCCAAATGTAACTCCTCACAATCATTTTATATGTCTCCTCTGTGGCAAAGTTGTTGACATCTTTAATGATGTGAATGTAAGTTTAAAGCTTCCTGGCTACGAGATAAAGAGTAAACATGTAGAATTTCATGGTTTCTGCCCTAAATGCAAAGAAAAAAGGAAATGATAAATTGAATATAATTTTTTTAGGAGGATTAAAATGAAAAAAATGACTGAAAAAAATTTAAGAGATGCATTTGCAGGTGAAAGCCAAGCTCATATGAAGTATTTAATTTTTTCTGAGATTGCTGATAAAAAAGGACTGACAAACATATCTAAATTATTCAAAGCTATAGCTTTCGCAGAATTTGTCCACGCAAAAAATCATTTAAAAGAACTTGGCGAAGCCAAAGATACTATTAACAATCTTCAAGCTGCAATCGATGGTGAAACTTATGAAGTAACAGAAATGTACCCTGCATTTAATGAAACAGCAAAATTCCAGGAAGAAAAAGGAGCTGAAAGAAGCACTTTTTATGCCCTTGAAGCAGAAAAGATTCATAAGTACATGTATGAAAAAGCAAAAGATATTGCATCAGCAGGAAAAGATATCGAACAAAAAGATATTTATGTCTGTTCTGTATGTGGACATACAGTAGAAAAAAACTTGCCGAATAAGTGCCCTGTATGCGGTACTGCCTCTAAATCTTATGTTAAATTTTAAAAAATATCCTATGATTTGACATCTGTGTTATAATAAAAAGCTTTTTTAAGAGGAGGGAATAATGGGTAAAGAATTGCTGGACAAATTAAACGAGGCTATCTCAAGCGAGATGCAAGCGAGCATTCAATACATGTGGCAACATGTAATGTGGGCTGGAACCAAAGGTGCTGCAGTAAAGGATGATTTTAAAAAAATTGCTATAACAGAGATGAAGCACGCTGAAGCAATTGCTGAAAGATTATACTATCTTGGAGGAACTCCAACTACTGAACCTGCACCCATAAAATTAAGCAAAAAATTGGAAGATATGGTTAAAGACAATGTTAAAGCTGAGGAAGAAGCAATTTCAATGTATAAAGAAATAATAAGATTGGCAGAAAAAGAAGGAGACATAACCACTAAATTTCTTTTCGAATCTATCCTATCAGATGAAGAAGATCATCATGACTACTTCACTACTCTTTTAGAAGAATAACAATTAATTTAATTATAATACTTAATTTCAGAGGGAAGGATCTCTAATTCCATGATTGAAGAGAAAAAAATCCCCCTCACCAACCTCTCCCCTTAGGGGAAAGGATTTAGGTGAGGGGGACTCAAAAGTTTC
This genomic stretch from Acidobacteriota bacterium harbors:
- a CDS encoding GH116 family glycosyl hydrolase — its product is MYSNVSKNFRYKIRFKKNIPVIFFLMFSLSLLPAFVLVCCPINFFPLNQFLIKHTDKNNEMQLSDMTLKCTEVQTKLEKNFIKTFEIKKDFLYFSRNIIRNNYFDQIGRKFAILGYENGNFEVWGFPFKILRDFELSFVFPDKANPEPGEKFIKTFETTPEVKILTYANQYFTLKEIFIVPKSFPGAIILLNFYTVRPLTVIVNFIPVLQPMWPGSLGGQYCFWDDKLNAYIISESRRKFNAVIGSPSGIRISSPPAHQFSDAPYQFKIELPANLKGEYFIPVAITGGMHTRDEARKFYEELINEPEKFYKENLNYYDNFNKNALRIETPDKDLNLAFLLAKLALDSLFIENPDLGEALVAGFGASGGSGRPGFGWYFGGDSFINSFSLNSFGNFMPVKKSLEFFKRYQRQDGKITHEISQSAGMIKWFEEYPYAFIHADTTPFYIWSFYDYVRTSGDVEFLKESWESIKKAFHWCISTDENSDGLMDNKKAGLGALEFGQMIGVLTDVYLGGIWVKALDSFIRMSEIIGDNDLKSKAEEIYQKASENLKNKFWDDKKESYIYAIGEKEEKISAITPWPSLAISFGLLEGKKLLKTIEKMASSEISTSWGCRVLSKYNEIYDPLNYNYGAVWPFITGFVSLSMYKFHQNYSAYFLLKGAIRNHLMFFYGGCHEVFSGENFIPLNESVPHQGFSSNGFLLPLIKGLLGLSVDSLKNVVHFNPQIPEEWKFLNVENVKINDNRLSLYLKKQDGKINLKILKNGDDRIDFQFSPFFPFGTKILKVKLNDKDIPFKIKNLSSGISPDIKFSSDKKDILEIQFTEGPVILVPEEKIQVGDTDRFLKITGIYGKGKKLEILFEGISGKEYFLKI
- a CDS encoding Fur family transcriptional regulator, coding for MIINKLKRINLKATPQRIAIVKFLEGNTSHPSAEDIYNAISKIYPSISFATVYNTLKALHEKGEILELSIDPERKRYDPNVTPHNHFICLLCGKVVDIFNDVNVSLKLPGYEIKSKHVEFHGFCPKCKEKRK
- a CDS encoding rubrerythrin family protein, which encodes MKKMTEKNLRDAFAGESQAHMKYLIFSEIADKKGLTNISKLFKAIAFAEFVHAKNHLKELGEAKDTINNLQAAIDGETYEVTEMYPAFNETAKFQEEKGAERSTFYALEAEKIHKYMYEKAKDIASAGKDIEQKDIYVCSVCGHTVEKNLPNKCPVCGTASKSYVKF
- a CDS encoding ferritin-like domain-containing protein, with translation MMGKELLDKLNEAISSEMQASIQYMWQHVMWAGTKGAAVKDDFKKIAITEMKHAEAIAERLYYLGGTPTTEPAPIKLSKKLEDMVKDNVKAEEEAISMYKEIIRLAEKEGDITTKFLFESILSDEEDHHDYFTTLLEE